Proteins from a single region of Apium graveolens cultivar Ventura chromosome 7, ASM990537v1, whole genome shotgun sequence:
- the LOC141674262 gene encoding uncharacterized protein LOC141674262 — MDIIGPLLMATTQRKFLIVAIDYFTKWIEAKPMEKITNKQLDQFPWENIMCRYGILCNLVTDNGSQFNNEDFEKYCGENEIELRFTFVAHPQANEQAEVANRVILDGLKKKIEKSRSN, encoded by the coding sequence ATGGATATTATCGGACCTTTACTGATGGCCACCACACAAAGAAAATTTTTAATTGTAGCAATTGATTACTTCactaagtggatcgaagccaaacctaTGGAAAAAATCACCAACAAGCAACTTGACCAGTTTCCATGGGAGAATATAATGTGTAGATATGGGATTCTCTGTAACCTAGTGACTGATAATGGGTcacaattcaataatgaggaCTTTGAGAAGTATTGTGGGGAAAATGAGATTGAATTGCGGTTCACTTTTGTTGCTCATCCTCAAGCCAATGAGCAAGCAGAAGTGGCAAACCGAGTTATCCTTGACGGACTaaagaagaagattgagaagTCCAGAAGCAATTAG